The Vibrio penaeicida sequence GGCAATTTACGCAAACTAATTGCTCGATATACTCTTTGGCAACGATAAGGCTTATGACTACGTCATCGTCTTCAATGTAGGACAGTTGTCGCTCAATCTCTTTGCTTTTACTTTTATCAATAAAAACTTTCAGCGGGTGCTTAGAGGCATAATTATTTGATTCACTTCTTTCGGAGGCAATATAAACAAGAATAACTCTATCGTCTTGTTCTATATCTAAAAAATCCAAATAATTGGGTGCACCCTCCGTTTTTATCATGAGTATGCGCTGATCTATTCTTAGGCAGCTTTTTTTCTGCCTTTTCGTCGACTTATTTTCTTCAATATCAACAGGCATGACGTCACCTTTGCGCCAATCACAAAAATACGTATTAAATAACATTTATTTACCCTTAGGTTGGCACCCACCTGATCACAAGAAAATGGTCACAGCAGTACCCGACATTCTCTGACGAAGATATATATTGGTCTTTAGAGGTCTCTTAATTAACTTAATAATAATGAATTCAATCGAATAAATAATATTGACGTCATTTAAGCGCGTCATTTGAAATTCATGTAAACCACTAGACCTAAAACAAGACAATTTTCTTATATTCGCATTAACTAAATAATAATATATGCAAATTCTAATACTCAAAAATCCGGATCGATATCACACTAGACTCCACCTTTCTTTAAGCGGATATACTTAAATTTTGAATCTTAAATATTATTTAAATCAGAGGTATACCTTTAGCTAGAATATATCCCCAGTTTCAACCCTATAGTGATAGCCACCAGAGACAAACGTATCGACACTTCATAAGCTTCGATGATAGCCCATTTCTCTAACTTAATTGATAAAATCCGTAATGATAATCATTTAGATTTATAAACGGAGCCTAAGTTGATGTCAATACAAGAATCATGACTAATAATAATTGGTTATAATTTAGTTGATAGTCATTCTCATTCCCATTACTATGTTTCCCGATTTCACATGATGTATTGCGATCAATGACACGCAATACATGTTTAATGTAAAACATAAGCTGAAGATGAAACTTTATCAGCACTAGAAACATGTTAATGAGGAATTAAACAAATATACATTTGTGTAACAAGAAAGATACTACAAAACATCGATATATTTTAATTTTAGATATATCAGATTACGTCCCAAGAAATAAGAAAACCAATAGAATCAAAACATCCTTATAAGGCAGGCTCACCTCATAAAGTGGTCTGATAAAGGATAGTTGTATTATTTTCAATGATTTTATTGTCGCATCATGCGCTAAATATCGAAGAACAATACAGTCAATTGGAAGCTAGAGCCTGACTTCGAATTAACTTTGAAAAATGAAAGACAGATTCAAGACATTATTAAGCGGCTTATAAGCCAGATTTAACACATCACTCAAATTAGAGCTTTTAATCTAAATTACTCTGCTAGTCGCTAATCTTTAAAGGAAATAAAAAATGCAGATTCATTCTATATATAGAGTCCCGTTACTTACTGCGGCTTGCGTCCTATCTTTGCAGCTCCAAGCTCAAGAAGCACCAACGCAAGAAAAGATCATTGTTACCGCCAATAAGTTTAATGAAGATATTAATGACGTCGCGCAGAGCATTACCGTGATTGACGAAGTGATGCTTGAAGAGCGAGGCATTACAGATGTCAACGAGCTTATTCGACAAATCCCAAACATGCATACCGTACAGGGGATCACTGGCGCAGAAGTGAATGTTAGAGGTATTAACGCTTCCATGTTTACGCGGAACAACCCAGTGGTGATATACGTAGACGGCATTCCTACCAGCAGCCGCTATGCGTACAACTTCCCATTCGTCAATATTGAACGTATTGAAGTGTTGCGCGGCCCTCAAGGTACTTTGTATGGAAAAGACAGCATTGGTGGCGTCATCAATGTCGTGACCAAGCAACCAGGTCAAGATTGGGAGAGCCAGGCTGACGCTGAGATTGGAAGCTACAATTCACACCGATTGGCATTCAGTACAGCGGGAGCTGTTAGCCCCGACTTATTTTCTGTTGGTTTATGGGGTGAACTAACCAATAACGATGGCTGGATGAAAAACACCAATGCCAATTTGGATGATAAAGCCAACCATAAAAAGAACCACCGACTCGGTGCGAACCTACTACTCACCCCAACAGAAAACTTCAGCGCCAGACTCTTGCTGGTGAATGAAAAAGGTCGCGAAGGCATCTTGGATGGCGGCACCGCTGGTACGGTAGATGGTTTTAACAACGCCAAGCGTTCGGATTTCGAAAATACGAATTACGACCAAGATTCATATTTTAAAACCGACACCAATTCGTTGGGGCTTAACTTAAATTATCAGAGTGAATACGGCGAGTTTGAAGCTATCACCACTCATCGTAAAACGAAGATTGAATACCGCACGGATATTGACTATGGCATAGGAAATTCTACGTTTATTCCTAAAATTGGACCAGTATCCTTAGATGGTGGCTTTTCTTTTGAAAACTTGACTCTTGAATCCACCTCCCAAGAATTACGTTGGTCAAACCAACTTGAATCTGGCTTACGTTGGGTAACAGGGCTGTACTTTGAAAAAGAGCAAACCGACTACGATAGTATTGGATCTCAGTTCGCTGGCATGAACTATACTAATATCTCGGATAACAATAGTCAGACACAAGCAGTTTTTGGTCAGGTAACAATACCATTCACGGACAATCTAGAGCTATTGCTTGGAAGTCGCTACCAGAGAATCAAGAAAAGTACCAATCTCGATTACTATTTCACGCCCGTTGTTAATGGCAACGTCACTCTCGGAAAGCCTTTCTCTGAGCTGAACTCTGAAGAAACTTGGACAGCGTTTCTTCCTAAAGCCGCACTTAATTACCGCTTCAATAGAGACTGGTCTGCCTACACCAGTATCAGCGCTGGCTACATGCCTGGTGGCTTCAACATGATGGCAAACAATGCTGACGAAGAAAAAAACAAGTTCGAGCCGCAACAATCATTAAGCTATGAAATAGGAACAAAAGGTCTTCTACTGGACGAGCGCTTAATGATGTCTGCAGCCGTATTCTATATGGACATCAAAGACATTCATGCGTTTTCATTCTCCTTAGCGGACAAGAGTTTTAGAACCTTCAATGTGGAAAAAGCCCACTCGTATGGTCTGGAAGTAGAAGCCGATTATATTGTTAATGAGAGCTTGCAGCTCAATGCTGCACTAGGTGTAACTAGAGCCGAATACGGTAGTGATTTCTTAGATACGTCTGGTCAGAAGGTTAAAGCTGGCAATAAAATCGAACGAACTCCCGCTTACTCCCTCAATATTGGCGCACAATATAATCACGCTTCTGGTATCTATGCTCGAACTGACATAGTGAATTACGGAAAAACGTACTTCGATTCAATGAACACACTTGAGGAAGGCGGTTATACCGTTGCAAACCTGAAAGTAGGTTATGAAATTTATGACGGCGAAGTGTATGCGTACGTGAATAACTTAACTGACACCAGCTATAAAACATCAGGTACTGCATACCCGTATGGTGGCCCTATCATCACATTTGGAAAACCACGTGAAATGGGCATCGGCGCAAGATACCGCTTCTGATACCAATCCGGACCAGTAATTGTTCCACATTTGTATGGGATAAATCGCTTAGCTCGACGTTAAAAATTGAATTGCTCTAATCGCAACATTTTAACTGAGGGGTAAGCGATTTTGACACCCAAATGAATCGATTACCCGTGTGGGTTGGTGCCTTTGTCACTGCATTTTGAACTTGCATGAACACCCAACCCATATCAATGCCACGACATATTTGTAGGAAAGAAATGGAACGTGAAACAGGTATGAATCATTTTAAGCAAGTCGTCTTACAAAAACGATTTTTACTGATTGCTGCCGCAGTATTAGCCGCAATCTACGGCATTCTCAGCATTGCGCCTTACTTATTAATGCTGGAAATCATCAAACCCATGACTGGCAGTACACGCCCAGTTATGGATGAACTGCGAAATCAGGTCGCTTCTACCGCATGGGTAATGGTCATTGCCTATTTCTCGTTTTACTTATCAGCAGTCACTGCTCATATGGCGGCTTACGAAATTTTGTTCCGCTTTCGCGTTTTAATCGCCAACAAAATGAGTTCCATGTCACTTGGAAACCTACAAAAACGTACGTCAGGTGCATTGAAAAAGCTTCTTGTGGATGACGTTGAAAAGCTTGAAGTGTTTATCGCTCACAATATCCCCGACCTCGTCAAAGCCATCGTTTTACCTATCGTCGTTTTGGTCTTTATGTTTACGGTAGATTACCGATTAGCATTGGCAAGCCTTGCACCATTTGTTCTGTTTTTGTTGTGGATGATGCTAGCCGTCATGACAAAAGGTACGGCTGAAATGACGCGCGAGTTTCACCAAAAAGTCGAAAAGATGGACAGCGTCATTGTTGAATACGTAAGGGCACTGAACGTCATGAAGCTCTTTGGGCAAGAGGCGAAGTCATTTGCGAATTATCGAGATACCGTTGAAGACCTGACTCTCTTTTCATCAGTGAGTTACCGACGCGTCGCTCCCATGTACTCCGCTTTAACTTCTTTTATTTCAAATAGCTTATTGCCTATTGTCACGGTTGGCTTGTTGTTGTACTTCGAAAACTCCGTCGAGCTGCCAGTCCTATTATTATTCTTCATCGTCGGGATGGCTTACTTGAAGCCCGTCTTGGGTCTTTCGGGTTTCGCATCTTCACTTTCAGACACCCTTGAATGCACTAAGCGGATTAGCAATCTTATCAACCAGAAAGATATGCACCACGCTCTTGCACCTACCCAAGTACCTCAGGACTACAGCATCACATACAAAGATGTGCATTTTGACTACAAAGGCGATTCGGATGAAGAAGTGAACTCCGCATTGAAAGGAATAAACCTATCCATTCCTGCTGGAAAAGTAACAGCTTTAGTTGGACCTAGTGGTGCGGGTAAAAGTACATGCGCAGAATTATTGGCCCGCTTTCACGATGCTTCCCAAGGGGCGATTGAAATCGGTGGCGTCAACATACAGAACATCCAATACGACGATCTTATGAATATCGTATCGTTTGTATTTCAAGACAACTTCTTGTTTGCTGATACCATCGCGGCGAACATTGATATGGGCGCAGGGCATTCACGAGAAGAGATAGAGCGCGCGGCAAAGTTAGCTCAAGCACACGAGTTTATTCAAAGCCTTCCATCTGGCTATGATACTCAGTACGGTCAAGATGGATTAAGGCTTAGTGGCGGTCAGGCTCAGCGCATCCAACTTGCTCGAATCATTTTAAAAGACGCCCCAATTTTTATCCTAGATGAAGCCACTGCGTTTGCTGATGCACTCAATGAATCCGCAATCCAAAAAGCGCTAAGTCAGATCATTCCGGGTAAGACCGTTATCGTCATCGCGCATCGTCTTTCAACCATTGTTAACGCTGCTCAAATCGTCGTGTTTGATCAGGGCAAAACTGTCGCTGCAGGTACTCATACCTCATTGTTAGAGTCGTCAAATCTGTATGCTTCAATGTGGGAAGCGCATCAAAGCGCTCGAGAGTTCAGCCTCGGTGGAGGACAAAACTAATGAAATTGCTAAAAAATATTACTTTTGCAATTAAAGGTCACGAAAAACACTTTGCTTCTTCCCTCGTCCTTCACTTTTGCCACGCATTACTGCTGTCTATTCCGGTGGTACTGCTGGTCGCTATTCTTCGAGAGTTACTCGCCCCCTCCACCAACACTTCCACCGTATGGCTATTGGTTGCAGTCATGGCGGCATCTTTCGTGGTTCAACTGTTTGTATCGTGGTACGCCAATTTAAGTAACCATCGTCTCAGCTTTAAGTTGTCAGAAAAGTTGCGAATGGATATTGGCACCCATTTATACCGAATCAGTTTGGGGGTGTTTGTAAAGCATGAACCCAGCACTCTTTCTTCCGTAATATCTCAGGATGTCCGAGTCGTAGAATCTTTGTTTTCTCAGGCCATCACCAATGTCGTTACCAGCGTATTCTCAGCCATCATATTGATGGGCTTTCTGTTTTGGCTCGATTTCTACTTAGCTTCTATACTGCTGCTGGGTATCTTCCTACTGTTTCCTTTTGTCTTTGCTTCGGATCGTCTAGTGGGATGGCTGGGTCATAAACAAATAAAGCTACGCGGAGAGATGGCGAGCAAATTCTTAGAATTTTACATGGGAATGAAGCACCTAAAAGCATTCAACCTAACCGGATTACGTTTCAAAAGTCTGGAGAATAGCTTGAATGAATACCGCAAAGCGTGTTACCGAACAGAAATGCTAAGTGCTCCTATGGTGCTGATATCTTTTGTTTTCTGCGATCTCGCTTATCTCGCCATGGTATGGGGCTCACTGGAGCGCTTCGCGGAATCGGGGTTATCTTCCCTGACGGTGCTGGTTTTCCTCGTTATTGGCTATTTAGCATTTAGCCCTCTCAAGGCGTTACTGATTGATATTCTACACCTACGTTACCTCAATGAATCTTTGAAGCGTATTCAGCAAGTACTCAGCATTGAATCCATCGACACTGGCACCATTTCCACGCCTCCTAGCACCTTCGACGTTAGGTTTGACAATGTGACGTTTGGCTATCAAAACGACAATGTTCTGAATAACATCCAGCTGAATTTCCCACAAAATTCGATTACCGCTCTGGTGGGTTACAGCGGAACAGGCAAGTCGACAATACTTAGCCTGATTGCCCGCTTTTACGATGTGACACAAGGCAAAGTCACCATCGGTGGTACTGACATCAGAGAACTCAACCTACACACGCTTTATACGTGTATGAGTGAGGTATTTCAGGATGTCTATTTGTACGACGATACCATTGCTAATAATGTTCGAATTGGTAAACCTAACGCGACAGATGCAGAGGTGATTAAGGCGTGTGAGCAAGCACAGTGTATGGAATTTATAGACCGTCTCAGCAACGGTATTTTTAGTCGAGTCGGCGAAGGGGGAGCAAGGCTCAGCGGCGGTGAAAAACAGCGTATCGCCATTGCTCGTGCGTTACTTAAAAATGCACCTATCTTGTTGCTAGACGAAGCAACAGCGTCTCTAGATCCTGAAAACGAATTATCTATTCAGCAAGCCATACATACTCTCAGCCAAAACAAAACGGTTATTGTTGTGGCACATAAGCTAAAAACGATTCAATCCGTCGACAATATTATTGTCTTGGACAAATCGGGCATCCACGAGCAAGGGACCCATTCAGAGCTGATGCAGAATCAAGGTATTTACGCTCAAATGTGGACCTTACAGCAAGAAAATGCCACGTGGTTAATCAGCTAAAAGCGCTTGAGTACTCAACTTAAGGGTAAATATTTCGCCTGATTCTGTTTTCAGAATCAGGCGAAAACTTTTCTTCACTTCTTCACAAGCATATCGCTACACGCATTGCATTGACCCGGTTATTTCCTGCCTGTTTCTGATTTTCCTGTTCTCTCCCCAACTTTACTCATTTCTCCGGCTTAGGCAGTAGAGTCTCCCTTCACGAGCAGCACCACATAAAACAGCTGAATTAGAATCGAACGTTACTTAATAGAAATCCTTCCCCTTACTCGGAGCAGAATCGATATGACAAACAACGTCCCCAACGACAACCTGTCCGATAACCTAGATCAAATAGCGATTATTGGGTTATCCGCCCGTTTCCCCGGAGCGAAAGACGTTGATGTCTTCTGGAATATGTTGGAATCGGCTAACGACGGCTTGGTCAGAAAAACCTCTGAGAATGACGTAATAAAAGCGTGTTTTTCTATGCCTGAACGTTTTGCTTTCGATGCTGATTTCTTTGGATTTTCTCCTAACGAAGCGGCGTTGATGGACCCTCAGCATAGGGTCTTTCTAGAATGTGCATGGCACGCTCTAGAAAACGCAGGGTATGGTGATCGCTCTTCCGATGATCGTACAGGGGTATACGCTGCGTGTGGTTTTAACGATTACGTATTAAGACACGTCGGCATGCGAGACTTCAGCGACAGCGCCGCCGAAATGTTCGCCATGATAATTGGCAACGACAAAGATTACCTCGCCACTCGAGTCGCCCACTTGCTGAACTTGACCGGTCCAGCCATTGTGACTCAAAGCGCCTGTTCCAGCGGGTTGCTTTGCGTGCATCAGGCCACTCAAGCTCTCTTGCAAGGTGAAGTTAATATGGCCTTGGCTGGTGCAGCCTCGATATCCGTGAGCTTAGAAGACGGCTATTTCCCAGACTCGGGCGGCGTGATGTCGCCTAATGCAACCATGTCGCCCTTCAGCCAATCCGCTAATGGGATTGTCGGCGGCAATGGCGCAGCCGTATTCGTACTAAAACGTTTAGAAGACGCACTGGCTGATCACGACTATATCTACGCCACTATTGCTGGCAGCGCCGCTAACAATGATGGTGCAGCCCGCGCCGCTTTTACAGCACCAAGTGTGTCTGGACAATCCGATGTTCTTCAAGAAGCGTTAGATTTAAGTGGCGTAAGTTCTGACAACGTCACCTATATTGAAGCTCATGGCACAGGCACACCACTTGGTGACCCCATTGAGACGGAATCAATACGACGCGTCTACGGCAACCGTAATACCCACTGCCATGTTGGCTCTGTTAAAGGGAATGTGGGGCACTTAAATGCCGCCGCCGGACTTGCTGGCTTAACCAAAGTGATTGGCGTATTAGAACGTCAGGTTATCCCGCCAACACTTCGATTGAAAGAATATGGGGAAAACCCAGAATTAGGCATGAGTGGTACACATTTATCGCTCACACCGACTGCGGTATCAGGAGAAACCCACGACTTCGCGGCACTGAGCTCTTTCGGGTTTGGTGGCACCAATGTGCATCAAATTTTGGCGCGAAGCCCTGCTCAAAAAGCCGAAAACCAGCAAAACCAAGACGCCACAATCATCCCTCTTTCGGCCAAAACAGACGTCGCATTAGACACGATGAGAAACGAGTTGGCAGAAAAGCTGGCATCGACAGAATACAATTTATCGGATGTTTCGAAGAGCTTATTGTGGGGGCGTACCGCTTTCTCAGAACGCTGTGCAATCATCGCTTCGGATTCAGAAGAAGCAGCAAATAAGCTAAAAAACCAGATCACGGTAAACAAAACCGGAAAAAGCAGCGAAGCCGTATTTGTCTTTCCTGGTCAGGGAACGCAATTTGTTGGAATGGGGTTAAACCTGTATCAAAACGCCCCTACCTTCAAAGCTACTCTGGATGAAGCGGCTGAAATATTGATTTCCCAAGGGCATGAAGACATTCGCCCCCTCATTTTTGATTCTGACCTGAATACGCTTTCCTCAACCGAAAATACACAAGTCGCTCTGTTTGCCGTTGAATATGCCAGCGCACAATGGCTGATTGGGGGTGGACTAAATCCAGTTGCATTGCTTGGACACAGTATTGGAGAGTACGTCGCGGCTACCGTCGCTGGCATTTTCTCCTTGAAAGATGCACTGACTTTGGTTGCCGCTCGCGGCAGATTGGTCGCATCACTGCCGAATGCTGGCATGCTGGCAATCAATGCCTCAACGGAAGGTGTCAAAGCACAGCTCGCACCCGATCTCTCCTTAGCAGTCGTCAACGGAGCCAATCAAGTGGTTGTCTCAGGTACAGAAAGCGCTCTTGAACATTTTGAGGAAACAGCACATCAGCAAGGATGGCGCTTCCGCCGCCTGTCGGTGTCTCATGGTTTTCATTCACACCTTCTTGAGCCCATTCTTGGCGACTTTGAATCCTTGTTCAATCACATCTCATTGAACGAACCGACGATTCCTGTATACAGCAATTTGACTGGAGATCTTGCCGACCCAGCCAAGATTTCAACGCCTCAATACTGGCGAGAACATCTTCGCCACACCGTGCTTTTTGCGGATAACCTTGAGGCTATCGAACGTGATTATCCAAACGCGCAACGCCTTGCGGTTGGACCCGGTAATATTCCGGGCGCTCTGCCATTAATGCTCACAGCGCAGTCACAAACTAATGATTGCCTCACTGCGATTACTCAACTTTGGGTAAACGGCGCTCCAATAGAAACGCTCTTTAATACTGGCTCTGAGGTATGGAACAAAGTGCCTCTTCCCGGCTACCCATTCTCTAAAGTCGAGCACTGTTTACCGGTTTCCAAAGGACCAGCAAGCACCGAATCAAACTGTTGGACGCACGTTCCCCAGTGGCATCGAGTTCACGAGTTCAAATGTGATGAAGCGAGGGATACCTCACTTATTTGGATAGATGATGACGAGAAACCACTTGATATCAAAAATCTATCGGGTCAATTGAACACACTTGGCAAAAGCCATTTGGTGCTGTCTTGGAACCCAAATACTGAAAACACCTTGCGCCAACTTGCACAAGAATTACTGCCAAACGACAACATCCAAAGCATCACTTTGGTTACCCGTAATCTGGCGAGTGTCCATTCAGAAGAAGCCCAATGTGCAGAGCAATCAATAGCGCTCGGCATTCTTCGTAGCTTGCCGTTCGAAATCGCGAAAGTTAAAGCCATTTGGTTGGATTGTAACGATGCGCCAAATGAACAAGAGCTAATAAGAGCAATCTCTGCCAGCAATCGCCACGAGAGACTGCAAGCCGATTCACTCGGCTTACGAGATGGGGTTTTATGGCGCAGACAAGTTACATCATTGTCGCTACCTAACGCTGACGCGGGTGGCGTAATCACGGCGGGCAAAACTTACATCATCGTTGGAGGGCTTGGTGCTCTGGGGCGTAGCCTTGCACGTACCATCGCACCGCTTGGTGTCCACCTTGTTTTGGTCAGCAGAAACATTTCAGCAGAATTGGTCGATTCACCTGAGCAAGACGCCGATCTCGCAGGCATTATCGCTGCAGGCTCAACGATACGTTTGCACGCCGCCAATGTCGATGACGTCAATGCCATGACAGCACTTGCCAGCCAGCTCGATCAAGAAGGCAATAAAGTAGGCGGTATCTTTAACTTAGCGGGTCGGTATGTGTCGCAGACGGTTGCGGATACAACAGATACCGACTTGGGCCCGAACCACCACGCGAAAGTTCAAGGTACTGATGCACTCGCCTCTGCATTTGAAAAACATCAACCAGAATTCTTGGCGATTTTCGGCTCTATCATCACCGAAGTTTCGGGATACGGTGGTTCAGATTACATCGCCTCCAATTTGTACTGCGAAATGTTGGCACAGCAACGCTCTCAGATACCGATGCACGTCATTGCATGGGACTTCTGGGATCAAGTGGGAGGATTGAATGACAACGACGATCTTTTCACATCAAATCGCAAGAAAGCCATTTCCGTTCAAAAAGGCTTGTCCAGCTTATGGGATGTCCTTTCTTCAGGGATCTCACACGCCATTGTGACCCCAAACTCTCTAGATTTGCTGCTGCAAGAAGCATCTGATAGTTCAACTGAGCGTTTAACCAATGCGGATGCTGAACCCAGCGCTTCAAAAGAAAGCATCAAAATAGCCAGCGACCAACCTGTACTGGTGCAGTTTTCTCAACTGTTGTTTACCGAGATCCTTGGCCAAACCGAGGTCGACCCCGCAGATGATTTCATCTTGCTTGGCGGAGATTCCATTACCGCAGTGCGCTTGCTGTCTCGCCTGAGAAAGATCACCAAGGCGGATATTGGTCAGGCCGACTTCATGAGCGCAAGAACACCAAAAGAACTCGCAGATTTACTGACGAGCTATCCAAACATGGAACGCATTGCTCGGACCTATATAAAAGTGCAAACGATGTCATCCGAAAAGCGAAACGCTTTGCAAAAACGCCTGTAACCCTGAGTAAAACGAATGAACACACTAGACGATGATTTTGATACAGATCTAATGGCCGAATTAATGGCTTTGGATGAAGATAACGAACTTGTTGAGCTTCCAGACATACCTGAAGGAACAAGCTTTCCGTTGACCGATATTCAACGCGCTTACTTCATGGGTCGAAGCTCACAACTCACCCTCGGTGGTGCGGCTTGTCAGTTCTACTATGAGCGAGTTTGCGACGAATTGGATGTACCGCGATTTATAAAAGCCGTGCAAGACACCACTCATCGTCATCCCATGATGCGGGTTGAAATACTCTCTAGTGAGAGCCAAGTGATTCGGCCGCTGACGGAAGCATTGTCCGCACCCGAGCACGATCTGAAAAGTGCCTCTGAAGAGGTTGCGCAGGAACACCTTTCAGATACACGCCAGAGGCTATCTCGAGATCTGCCAGAACTGGATAAATGGCCGCTATTCGACTTAGAGTTCACACACATGCCGTCAGGGGAAACCCACATTCATTTTCGTTTTGATCTCATCAATACTGACCAACAAAGCATACTCTTAGTACTTAAAGACATCGCCGCGCTCTATGAAGATCCGGATACACATATTGCTGCTCCTGAGCTTACTTTTCCTCAATACCTAGCAATGTCGGCACCTTCTTCAGAAAAGCTTGAAGCGTCGAAAAATCATTGGCGTTCACGCGCCAAAGATCTACCGCCGGCCCCGGTATTACCCCTGATTAACAGTGTAGAGGAAGCGGGAGTACCGCAATACGAACGTATCTCTAAATACATACCAAACGAACGCTGGTCCATTCTGAAAAACATCGCGCAAGAGAATGGGATCACCATATCCTGCCTGTTGCTAGAGTGCTTTGGTCAATCTTTGGCACGTTGGAGTGAATCTTCTCATTTCACGCTAAATATGACGCTTTTCAACCGTGAAGCGATACACAATGACGTACCTCGAGTCGTGGGCGATTTCACCACTACCATGCTGTTTGATATGGATATGACAGCAAATAACCAAACTCGAGAGAGCCGAATAACCGACATCCAGAAGTCATTATGGCGTGATCTAGAGTTTAACGCCGTGAGTGGCGTTGAAGTCATGTCAATGATGGCGCAAGCACAGGGGCACCTTGATATTCCTCTGATGCCCGTCGTAGTAACGTCTACGCTGTCACAAGACGCCAGTTCACTAATGACGGTAATGGATGACCTTCCCGGCAGACCCGTTTTAAGTACGGCTCAAACACCTCAGGTGATATTGGATAACCTTCTTATTGAAGAAAACGGTCAATTGGCAATTCACTGGGATATTTCCGTCAATGTGATGTCTCTTTCAGTGGCCAATGCATTGATGCAAGATTACTGCACTCAGATTGATGCCATCATCGATAATCCGGAAGTTCTCAAAAAACCATTTTCATTCAATGATCCAAGTGATGCACATCTGGTGCCCAACTTGCCAGAGGCAAGCCAAGCACGACGTTTGAGTGACTTATGGCTGGAGAACCTAAGTTCCGCGGCATCCAAACCCGCCGTTATTCAAGGTAATGAGAGCATTACCCATCACGATCTTGCGGAGAAAGTAGCTGGATTAATCGAAGGGTTGAAGGCTCGCGATGTCGACGAAGGCAGTAAGGTCGCTCTGATTTTTAACAAATCAATCAATCAAATTGCAGCGACCTTAGCATGCAGCACGTTTGGAGTAACGTTTATACCAATCGACGGTAATCAGCCCAATTCTCGTCAGATACAAATTTTGCAGGATTTGGAGCCGACTCTGATCTTGCATAGTGGCGTCGATCCAGCCGTACTTTCAGAGCATCCATCTTGGGATATCAGTCAGCATGAAATCGCCAGTAGCGATCTTCTGCATCACTGTTCTGGGGCGAAGCTTGATTCTCTTGCTTACATACTCTTTACGTCTGGCTCCACAGGTATGCCCAAAGG is a genomic window containing:
- a CDS encoding type I polyketide synthase — its product is MTNNVPNDNLSDNLDQIAIIGLSARFPGAKDVDVFWNMLESANDGLVRKTSENDVIKACFSMPERFAFDADFFGFSPNEAALMDPQHRVFLECAWHALENAGYGDRSSDDRTGVYAACGFNDYVLRHVGMRDFSDSAAEMFAMIIGNDKDYLATRVAHLLNLTGPAIVTQSACSSGLLCVHQATQALLQGEVNMALAGAASISVSLEDGYFPDSGGVMSPNATMSPFSQSANGIVGGNGAAVFVLKRLEDALADHDYIYATIAGSAANNDGAARAAFTAPSVSGQSDVLQEALDLSGVSSDNVTYIEAHGTGTPLGDPIETESIRRVYGNRNTHCHVGSVKGNVGHLNAAAGLAGLTKVIGVLERQVIPPTLRLKEYGENPELGMSGTHLSLTPTAVSGETHDFAALSSFGFGGTNVHQILARSPAQKAENQQNQDATIIPLSAKTDVALDTMRNELAEKLASTEYNLSDVSKSLLWGRTAFSERCAIIASDSEEAANKLKNQITVNKTGKSSEAVFVFPGQGTQFVGMGLNLYQNAPTFKATLDEAAEILISQGHEDIRPLIFDSDLNTLSSTENTQVALFAVEYASAQWLIGGGLNPVALLGHSIGEYVAATVAGIFSLKDALTLVAARGRLVASLPNAGMLAINASTEGVKAQLAPDLSLAVVNGANQVVVSGTESALEHFEETAHQQGWRFRRLSVSHGFHSHLLEPILGDFESLFNHISLNEPTIPVYSNLTGDLADPAKISTPQYWREHLRHTVLFADNLEAIERDYPNAQRLAVGPGNIPGALPLMLTAQSQTNDCLTAITQLWVNGAPIETLFNTGSEVWNKVPLPGYPFSKVEHCLPVSKGPASTESNCWTHVPQWHRVHEFKCDEARDTSLIWIDDDEKPLDIKNLSGQLNTLGKSHLVLSWNPNTENTLRQLAQELLPNDNIQSITLVTRNLASVHSEEAQCAEQSIALGILRSLPFEIAKVKAIWLDCNDAPNEQELIRAISASNRHERLQADSLGLRDGVLWRRQVTSLSLPNADAGGVITAGKTYIIVGGLGALGRSLARTIAPLGVHLVLVSRNISAELVDSPEQDADLAGIIAAGSTIRLHAANVDDVNAMTALASQLDQEGNKVGGIFNLAGRYVSQTVADTTDTDLGPNHHAKVQGTDALASAFEKHQPEFLAIFGSIITEVSGYGGSDYIASNLYCEMLAQQRSQIPMHVIAWDFWDQVGGLNDNDDLFTSNRKKAISVQKGLSSLWDVLSSGISHAIVTPNSLDLLLQEASDSSTERLTNADAEPSASKESIKIASDQPVLVQFSQLLFTEILGQTEVDPADDFILLGGDSITAVRLLSRLRKITKADIGQADFMSARTPKELADLLTSYPNMERIARTYIKVQTMSSEKRNALQKRL